One part of the Halobacteria archaeon AArc-dxtr1 genome encodes these proteins:
- a CDS encoding CocE/NonD family hydrolase: MPTDPEYAVHAELNVQIETRDGVSLATDIYRPANPDTGEPIDEPRPVLLDRTPYDRTGGRLRHGEWYASRGYVIAIQDVRGRFDSDGDFYIYVNEAEDGADTVEWLADQPYCDGQVATLGTSYGAWVQSALATQDPDGLGGMFVNMGAANGRKKTFRHNGAFEQRWLSWAFTLGAGFAHESLADPEVQQVFADVDFREVLHDAPVQRGETALAELPGYEEWAFDIMEAGSASDDLWQNPGINFERYYDESADVPTVYAGGWYDSYTGATCDNFRGLADRKDADHYLLMGPWTHLARLPGGHDHSEALLFPPLTWEHPTAGDLAFGEEATRKYRETRLAFFDHYLKGDDTWDRPRVEYFLMGTGDGHRTDDDHPAGAGHLFHGGEWRSAQEWPPAGTEMTAFYAHGDGTLSQQKPDAENAATSFEFDPDDPVPTIGGNTSSYLTYEPREEPVGAYPLGDRNIIDFAGRGGYDQRTDEDTFGATAPYGPLADRDDVLVFRTPPLEEAVEIAGPIRVRVYGSTDGEDTDFTAKLIDEHPPSEDYPDGYALNLSDSICRGRYRGYREEPDLLEPGDVYEFYMEPYDTANRFKAGHRIRLDISSSNWPRFDVNQNTGGPLYGDEESRVATNTVHHDAEYATHIELPILR; encoded by the coding sequence ATGCCGACCGATCCGGAGTACGCGGTTCACGCCGAGTTGAACGTACAGATCGAGACCCGCGACGGCGTCTCTCTCGCCACAGACATCTATCGCCCGGCCAACCCCGACACCGGCGAGCCAATCGATGAGCCCAGACCGGTGCTGCTGGATCGCACGCCGTACGACCGAACTGGCGGCCGTCTCCGACACGGCGAGTGGTACGCCTCGCGGGGGTACGTCATCGCTATCCAGGACGTTCGCGGCCGGTTCGACAGCGACGGCGACTTTTACATCTACGTCAACGAGGCCGAAGACGGCGCCGACACCGTCGAGTGGCTGGCCGACCAGCCCTACTGCGACGGCCAGGTCGCCACGCTCGGCACGTCCTACGGCGCCTGGGTCCAGAGCGCGCTGGCGACGCAGGATCCCGACGGCCTCGGCGGGATGTTCGTCAACATGGGGGCTGCCAACGGCCGGAAGAAGACGTTCCGGCACAACGGCGCCTTCGAGCAGCGCTGGCTCTCCTGGGCGTTCACCCTTGGTGCAGGCTTCGCCCACGAGTCGCTTGCCGATCCCGAGGTCCAGCAGGTCTTCGCCGACGTCGACTTCCGAGAGGTGCTGCACGACGCCCCCGTCCAGCGCGGCGAGACCGCCCTCGCCGAACTCCCCGGCTACGAGGAGTGGGCGTTCGACATCATGGAAGCCGGAAGCGCGAGCGACGATCTCTGGCAGAATCCGGGCATCAACTTCGAGCGCTACTACGACGAGTCGGCAGACGTCCCCACCGTCTATGCCGGCGGCTGGTACGACTCCTACACCGGTGCGACCTGTGACAACTTCCGGGGGCTCGCCGACCGAAAAGATGCGGATCACTACCTCCTGATGGGGCCGTGGACACACCTCGCCCGCCTACCGGGCGGTCACGACCATAGTGAGGCGCTTCTCTTCCCGCCACTGACCTGGGAGCACCCCACCGCAGGCGACCTCGCCTTCGGCGAGGAGGCGACCCGAAAGTACCGCGAGACGCGCCTCGCGTTTTTCGATCACTACCTCAAGGGCGACGACACCTGGGACCGACCGCGTGTCGAGTACTTCCTGATGGGGACCGGCGACGGCCACCGGACCGACGACGACCACCCAGCCGGCGCAGGCCACCTCTTCCACGGCGGCGAGTGGCGCAGTGCGCAGGAGTGGCCACCTGCCGGCACGGAGATGACGGCGTTCTACGCCCACGGCGACGGGACCCTCTCCCAGCAGAAGCCCGACGCCGAGAACGCCGCGACGAGTTTCGAGTTCGATCCTGACGATCCCGTCCCGACGATCGGCGGTAACACCTCCTCGTATCTGACCTACGAACCCCGCGAGGAGCCCGTCGGCGCCTATCCCCTCGGTGATCGAAACATCATCGACTTCGCCGGCCGCGGCGGCTACGACCAGCGCACCGACGAGGACACCTTCGGCGCAACCGCACCTTACGGCCCCCTCGCCGACCGCGACGACGTTCTCGTCTTCCGGACGCCGCCACTGGAGGAGGCCGTCGAGATCGCCGGCCCGATTCGGGTTCGGGTCTACGGCTCGACCGACGGCGAGGACACCGACTTCACGGCCAAACTGATCGACGAACACCCACCAAGTGAGGACTACCCTGACGGCTACGCGCTGAATCTCTCGGACTCGATCTGTCGGGGTCGGTACCGGGGGTATCGCGAGGAGCCCGACCTTCTCGAACCCGGCGACGTCTACGAGTTCTACATGGAGCCCTACGACACCGCGAACCGGTTCAAGGCGGGCCACCGCATCCGACTCGACATCTCCTCGTCGAACTGGCCCCGGTTCGATGTCAACCAGAACACGGGTGGACCACTGTATGGAGACGAGGAGTCCCGAGTCGCGACGAATACCGTCCACCACGACGCAGAATACGCGACCCATATCGAGTTGCCCATCCTGCGCTGA
- a CDS encoding MFS transporter: MTPEPASDEPSTIPWAAIAAIGLGLFGLGLAVGGYGAYVSVLIERGISPDAAGFGMSLFLFGQFVAVVPADRLTRTRPVERVAAGGLALAGLGIALGGIVTLEATYASRLLLGLGQGTAFVAGMKYVGRRTTGADTATAQGLLGALFTLGLAAGLAIAPPVVPAVGPVVPAAVAAAVALLGAGLTARVPTTDGNAIVELRSYLEPFASAGGLALGLGNMATFGFLMVAATWYAELLAGVALPATAVLVGFALTTVLGRAIGGWLSRGYGERATVAGSLLGLAAVLLGLAAATAAGSAVGIAAALIATGFGFGIPFGPLFSLAFSELSEDAGVTLSGMMLVGNAGALAYPWLVGWLLTATAGYAAGLAAMGASVAAIWLLWLRAVGY, translated from the coding sequence ATGACTCCGGAACCGGCGTCGGACGAGCCGAGCACGATCCCGTGGGCTGCGATTGCGGCCATCGGTCTGGGGTTGTTCGGACTCGGCCTCGCCGTCGGGGGCTACGGCGCGTACGTCTCCGTGCTCATCGAACGAGGAATCTCACCAGACGCGGCAGGGTTTGGGATGTCGCTGTTCTTGTTCGGACAGTTCGTCGCGGTGGTCCCGGCAGACCGGCTGACGCGGACGCGGCCGGTCGAACGGGTCGCTGCCGGCGGATTGGCACTCGCCGGCCTGGGAATCGCCCTCGGCGGAATCGTGACGCTCGAGGCGACGTACGCCTCCCGGCTCCTGCTCGGACTGGGGCAGGGGACGGCGTTCGTCGCCGGCATGAAGTACGTCGGCAGGCGGACGACGGGGGCGGATACGGCCACCGCGCAGGGACTGCTCGGCGCGTTGTTCACGCTCGGGCTGGCGGCCGGGCTGGCGATCGCACCGCCGGTCGTCCCAGCCGTCGGGCCGGTCGTTCCGGCAGCCGTCGCCGCCGCCGTGGCCCTGCTCGGTGCCGGGCTGACCGCCCGGGTGCCGACCACGGACGGGAACGCGATCGTGGAACTTCGATCGTACCTCGAGCCGTTCGCCTCGGCGGGCGGCCTCGCCCTCGGGCTCGGGAACATGGCCACGTTCGGCTTCCTGATGGTTGCGGCGACCTGGTACGCCGAGTTACTCGCGGGCGTCGCGCTTCCGGCGACGGCCGTGCTGGTCGGCTTTGCGCTAACGACGGTTTTGGGGCGGGCGATTGGCGGCTGGCTCTCGCGAGGGTACGGCGAGCGCGCAACGGTCGCCGGCTCGCTGCTGGGGCTCGCAGCGGTCCTTCTCGGGCTCGCCGCCGCAACCGCGGCCGGCTCGGCAGTCGGAATCGCTGCTGCGTTGATCGCAACCGGGTTCGGCTTTGGCATCCCGTTCGGACCGCTGTTTAGCCTGGCGTTCTCGGAGCTATCGGAGGACGCGGGCGTGACGCTGTCGGGGATGATGCTGGTCGGCAACGCCGGCGCGCTCGCCTACCCGTGGCTGGTCGGCTGGCTGCTGACCGCAACCGCCGGCTACGCGGCCGGTCTGGCTGCGATGGGCGCGTCGGTCGCGGCGATCTGGCTGCTCTGGCTGCGAGCGGTCGGCTACTGA
- a CDS encoding alcohol dehydrogenase catalytic domain-containing protein codes for MKACVLDEWGGSLSVETVPEPEPGPGEVRVDVRACGVTRTIENAVQGGLDDDPSLTPRIPGHEFAGVVDAVGDGVSRLEPGDRILSYFYLTCGDCDHCRRGHGNRCTEFGGWYGVNSEGAYAEKAILPVENALPLPEGASFAAGAIAADGLATPIHVCDRTDVGDTDTVLVIGAAGRIGIHLSQLAASRGAHVLAADVDPERLDHVDAVTGAAVEPIDARGEDAADRLREATPHGDGPTVIVDAVGDVETLGAAWDAMAMGGQVVSLTTHHERSFAPLLKEFVVKEGALLGSRYATRDEVVRAARLLADGRIEPVVTDRVGLADVPAVHEELRAGERYGMVVLEP; via the coding sequence ATGAAGGCCTGCGTGCTCGACGAGTGGGGCGGATCGCTGTCGGTCGAAACGGTACCGGAGCCCGAGCCGGGACCGGGCGAGGTGCGGGTCGACGTACGCGCCTGCGGCGTCACCCGAACAATCGAGAACGCGGTCCAGGGTGGGCTCGACGACGATCCGTCGCTGACGCCCCGAATCCCGGGCCACGAGTTCGCCGGTGTCGTCGACGCCGTGGGAGACGGCGTCTCTCGGCTCGAGCCGGGTGACCGCATCCTCTCGTACTTTTATCTGACCTGTGGCGACTGCGATCACTGTCGTCGCGGGCACGGAAACCGGTGTACCGAGTTCGGCGGCTGGTACGGCGTCAACTCCGAGGGCGCCTACGCCGAGAAGGCAATTCTCCCGGTCGAAAACGCACTCCCGTTGCCCGAGGGCGCGAGCTTCGCTGCGGGCGCGATCGCGGCCGACGGGTTGGCGACGCCGATCCACGTTTGCGACCGGACGGACGTCGGCGATACCGATACCGTCCTCGTGATCGGTGCCGCGGGCCGGATCGGGATCCACCTCTCACAGCTCGCGGCGAGCCGGGGTGCACACGTCCTGGCTGCGGACGTCGACCCGGAGCGCTTGGATCACGTCGACGCCGTGACGGGCGCGGCAGTGGAACCGATCGACGCGCGTGGTGAGGACGCCGCTGATCGGCTCCGCGAGGCGACGCCACACGGGGACGGCCCGACGGTGATCGTCGACGCCGTCGGCGACGTCGAGACGCTGGGAGCGGCCTGGGACGCAATGGCGATGGGCGGACAGGTGGTTTCGCTCACCACCCACCACGAGCGCAGTTTCGCGCCGCTTCTGAAGGAGTTCGTGGTCAAAGAGGGTGCGCTGCTCGGCTCGCGGTACGCGACCAGAGACGAGGTCGTCCGCGCGGCGCGCCTGCTCGCGGACGGACGGATCGAGCCCGTAGTGACCGATCGCGTCGGACTGGCGGACGTGCCGGCGGTCCACGAGGAGCTACGGGCGGGCGAGCGCTACGGCATGGTCGTACTCGAGCCGTAG
- a CDS encoding cytosine deaminase, producing MPSWLITDARTLAGDPVDITVEDGTIARLEDAVSGDPGDADRVYDADGRLVTPPLIEPHLHLDATLTAGDPRWNESGTLAEGIEIWGERKESLEADDVQARAEQTIEWLAANGVTRVRTHADATEESLTAVRALCDLRESVSDLVDLQVVAFPQDGIFTDEHHEDLLRESLEIGADLVGAIPHNEHTREDGVASVKLAMDLAESYDRPADLHIDETDDPGSRFTEVLASEATKRGIGDRVTASHTTAMHSYPNSYADKVISLLAESGVGVVTNPPDNAVLQGRYDDYPRRRGHTRIDQLREAGVTVGIGHDSVMDPWYHYGRGDPLDAAFVLLHYAHMSGRSDVGPLWEMLTDANASIFGTDAYGLDVGNPASLVVYDAPDPFNALRTQAPRTLVLKDGREIARTEPATTHVRRGDERRKIDFER from the coding sequence ATGCCCTCGTGGCTCATCACCGACGCACGCACGCTCGCGGGAGACCCAGTCGACATCACGGTCGAAGACGGGACCATCGCCCGTCTCGAGGACGCCGTCTCCGGCGATCCCGGGGACGCCGACCGCGTCTACGACGCTGACGGCCGGCTCGTCACCCCGCCGTTGATCGAACCGCACCTCCACCTCGACGCGACGCTCACTGCCGGCGACCCGCGCTGGAACGAGTCCGGCACGCTCGCCGAGGGCATCGAGATCTGGGGCGAGCGAAAGGAGTCACTCGAGGCCGACGACGTGCAGGCTCGCGCCGAGCAGACGATCGAGTGGCTCGCGGCCAACGGGGTCACTCGCGTCAGGACCCACGCCGACGCGACCGAGGAGTCCCTGACCGCCGTCCGCGCGCTCTGTGACCTCCGCGAGTCAGTCTCGGATCTGGTCGACCTGCAGGTCGTCGCCTTCCCACAGGACGGCATCTTCACCGACGAACACCACGAAGATCTGCTCCGCGAATCCCTCGAGATCGGTGCAGACCTCGTCGGCGCGATCCCGCACAACGAGCACACCCGCGAGGACGGCGTTGCCTCGGTCAAACTCGCGATGGACCTTGCCGAGTCCTACGATCGCCCGGCGGACCTCCATATCGACGAGACAGACGATCCCGGCTCGCGCTTTACCGAGGTGCTCGCGAGCGAGGCCACGAAGCGCGGAATCGGCGATCGAGTGACCGCGAGCCACACGACGGCGATGCATTCCTACCCGAACAGCTACGCCGACAAGGTGATCTCGCTGCTCGCAGAGAGCGGGGTCGGCGTCGTCACGAACCCGCCGGACAACGCCGTCTTGCAGGGGCGGTACGACGACTACCCGCGGCGCCGGGGCCACACCCGGATCGACCAGCTGCGCGAGGCCGGCGTCACCGTCGGCATCGGCCACGACTCCGTGATGGACCCCTGGTACCACTACGGCCGGGGCGATCCTCTCGACGCCGCGTTCGTCCTCCTCCACTACGCACACATGAGCGGTCGGAGCGACGTCGGTCCGCTCTGGGAGATGCTCACCGACGCCAACGCCTCGATCTTCGGCACCGATGCGTACGGCCTCGATGTCGGAAACCCTGCCTCGCTGGTCGTCTACGACGCGCCGGACCCGTTCAACGCGCTGCGGACCCAGGCGCCGCGGACGCTCGTATTGAAAGACGGCCGCGAGATCGCCCGGACCGAGCCCGCAACGACGCACGTCCGCCGCGGCGACGAGCGCCGCAAGATCGACTTCGAGCGCTAG
- a CDS encoding universal stress protein, protein MSDRILVPVDGSEGSTDALDYAIETFPNASITVLHAVEVGRGDIGAFSGMTGDLPDDAPERERAQELLDTARRRGAERGVEIETEVARGRPDRAIVKRADEENYDLVVIGSHGREGVARVLLGSVAEKVVRRSPIPVLVAR, encoded by the coding sequence ATGTCGGACCGAATACTGGTACCCGTCGACGGCTCGGAGGGATCGACCGACGCGCTCGATTACGCCATCGAGACGTTCCCGAACGCATCGATTACCGTACTCCACGCCGTGGAAGTGGGGCGTGGTGACATCGGCGCCTTCTCGGGAATGACCGGGGATCTCCCCGACGACGCCCCGGAGCGTGAACGTGCCCAGGAGCTGCTTGACACGGCTCGCAGGCGCGGCGCCGAACGCGGCGTCGAGATCGAGACCGAGGTCGCTCGCGGACGACCGGATCGTGCGATCGTCAAACGCGCCGACGAGGAGAACTACGATCTGGTCGTAATCGGGAGCCACGGCCGAGAGGGAGTTGCACGTGTCCTGCTCGGGAGCGTCGCGGAGAAAGTGGTTCGCCGGTCGCCGATTCCGGTGTTAGTGGCCCGCTGA
- a CDS encoding purine permease — protein MASDTTQPSEGGMDTALIEYEIEDKPPLAEAIPLGLQHLLAMFLSTVALPLVIAGAIGLDGAETAFIVQMALLVAGVATIVQVYSVGPVGARLPIVMGTSAIFVAPLIDIGAAFGVAAIFGAIIVAAPVEIVVGYFYDDLERLFPPLVTGIVVMLVGLTLIPVAIDYSAGGPGADDFGALYNLGLAGLVFLLAVGLNQYFDGFVSIASVLLAVVVGYLVAWPMGLLDFGGVAEASWVAVPMPLEFGLEFHPVAILIAAFAYVITSIETIGDIEGTTGSVGRRATSEEMRGGLLADGFMSMFAGFFNAFPNTSFSQNVGLIGFTGVASRFVVGICGIFLVVLGLIPKVGAIAAAMPDPVLGGAAVVLFGMIFSIGLRIVANRVELTRRNLTIIAVSIVLGVGVEITDDLLVEFPDEIAVILGSGLLVGGVTALILNVLLPGDGGTRQGQSQLEDTGRTEDPDPLE, from the coding sequence ATGGCCAGTGATACCACACAACCTTCCGAAGGCGGGATGGATACCGCCCTGATCGAGTACGAAATCGAAGACAAGCCACCGTTAGCCGAAGCAATTCCACTCGGCTTACAGCATCTCTTGGCGATGTTCCTCTCGACGGTCGCGTTGCCGCTCGTCATCGCGGGGGCAATTGGTCTCGACGGCGCCGAAACGGCGTTTATTGTCCAGATGGCGCTGCTGGTAGCGGGGGTCGCGACGATCGTTCAGGTGTACTCCGTCGGTCCCGTGGGAGCCCGGCTCCCGATCGTGATGGGGACGAGTGCGATCTTCGTCGCGCCCTTGATCGATATCGGCGCCGCCTTCGGCGTCGCAGCGATCTTCGGGGCGATCATCGTTGCGGCTCCGGTCGAGATCGTCGTCGGATACTTTTACGACGACCTCGAGCGGCTGTTTCCGCCGCTCGTAACCGGCATCGTCGTCATGCTCGTCGGACTGACGCTGATCCCGGTCGCCATCGATTACTCTGCCGGCGGCCCAGGGGCCGACGACTTCGGGGCGCTGTACAACCTCGGTCTCGCCGGACTCGTCTTCCTCCTTGCCGTCGGCTTGAACCAGTACTTCGACGGCTTCGTCTCGATCGCGAGCGTGCTCCTCGCGGTCGTCGTCGGCTACCTCGTCGCCTGGCCGATGGGTCTGCTCGACTTCGGTGGCGTCGCTGAAGCGTCCTGGGTCGCCGTGCCGATGCCCCTCGAGTTCGGCCTCGAGTTCCACCCGGTGGCGATCCTGATCGCGGCGTTCGCCTACGTCATCACCTCCATCGAAACGATCGGCGACATTGAGGGGACGACCGGAAGCGTCGGGCGCAGAGCAACCTCGGAGGAGATGCGCGGCGGGCTCCTCGCCGACGGGTTCATGAGCATGTTCGCCGGCTTCTTCAACGCCTTCCCCAACACCTCCTTCTCCCAGAACGTCGGCCTGATCGGCTTTACCGGCGTCGCGAGCCGGTTCGTCGTCGGGATCTGTGGTATCTTCCTCGTTGTGCTCGGACTCATCCCGAAGGTGGGAGCCATCGCCGCCGCAATGCCCGACCCAGTTCTCGGGGGTGCAGCGGTCGTCCTCTTTGGGATGATCTTCTCCATCGGGCTGCGAATCGTCGCTAACCGAGTCGAGCTGACTCGGCGAAACCTGACGATCATCGCCGTCTCGATCGTCCTCGGCGTCGGCGTCGAGATTACCGATGACCTGCTCGTCGAGTTCCCCGACGAGATTGCCGTGATCCTCGGCTCTGGGCTCCTGGTCGGTGGTGTCACTGCGCTGATCCTCAACGTCCTCCTCCCTGGAGACGGCGGGACTCGACAGGGCCAGAGCCAACTGGAAGATACCGGTCGTACCGAGGATCCGGATCCGCTCGAGTAA
- the codB gene encoding cytosine permease, whose translation MTKRDGGFDWRRIVFGRTDLPDPDYPLDHVPKDERRGLVSLSAVLLGLVFFAGTMWAGAEVSAAMGFEEMLTAMVVGHIILGGYVALLCAISAKAGLTTVLLARYSFGRFGAKWADLLLGGTQVGWFGVTIPMVAIPTATYFGLESAAMLSALIIVWGLLHMLTAYFGYDGMEKLSYVAVPFLILVGLLSIYIAVGEVGGVDGLLAQTGGGEMGFGLAVTIVVGTFISAGTQAPNWARFAISSRIAFWAGLIAFLVGNSFLFLSGAVGGAVYDVTPQGDLYEVLVAQGLATVGLIALILNIWTTNDNAAYAFSVAGAEAFEYDRKRPFVIVGCLAGIALALAGADALLLPWLEVLGQYIPPLGAIIIADFLLCWRLSVPRMDDVEFTSVRWTGVLAYVVGCLVAILTAGSIVPGVTAPAVLPGMAALNGMLAAAIVHVVGYYLLEANGVLPGHVVPEDAERL comes from the coding sequence ATGACGAAACGTGATGGCGGATTCGACTGGCGACGGATCGTCTTCGGACGAACCGATCTTCCCGATCCCGATTACCCACTCGACCACGTGCCCAAAGACGAGCGCAGGGGGCTCGTGAGCCTCTCGGCGGTGTTGCTCGGACTGGTGTTTTTCGCCGGGACGATGTGGGCGGGCGCGGAGGTCAGCGCGGCGATGGGCTTCGAGGAGATGCTGACCGCGATGGTCGTCGGGCACATCATCCTCGGCGGCTACGTCGCGCTACTGTGTGCGATCTCGGCGAAGGCGGGGCTAACGACCGTCCTGTTGGCACGATACTCGTTCGGCCGCTTCGGCGCGAAGTGGGCCGACCTGCTGCTGGGTGGGACCCAGGTCGGCTGGTTCGGTGTCACCATCCCGATGGTGGCCATCCCGACGGCGACCTATTTCGGACTCGAGAGCGCAGCGATGCTCAGCGCCCTGATCATCGTCTGGGGGCTGTTACACATGCTTACGGCGTACTTCGGCTACGACGGAATGGAGAAGCTCTCGTACGTCGCTGTTCCCTTCCTGATCCTGGTGGGGCTACTCTCGATCTACATCGCGGTCGGGGAGGTCGGCGGGGTCGACGGGCTGTTAGCCCAGACCGGCGGCGGCGAGATGGGCTTCGGACTCGCAGTGACAATCGTCGTCGGGACGTTCATCAGCGCGGGGACGCAGGCGCCCAACTGGGCGCGCTTCGCGATCAGTTCCCGGATCGCGTTCTGGGCGGGGTTGATCGCCTTCCTCGTCGGGAACAGCTTCCTCTTCCTGAGTGGCGCCGTCGGTGGCGCCGTCTACGACGTCACCCCGCAGGGTGACCTCTACGAGGTGCTTGTTGCACAGGGACTGGCGACCGTCGGCCTGATCGCGCTTATTTTGAACATCTGGACGACCAACGACAACGCCGCCTACGCGTTCAGCGTCGCCGGCGCCGAGGCCTTCGAGTACGACCGCAAGCGGCCGTTCGTCATCGTCGGCTGTCTGGCCGGGATCGCGCTCGCACTCGCCGGCGCGGACGCGTTGCTCCTGCCGTGGCTCGAAGTGCTCGGACAGTACATCCCGCCGCTTGGCGCGATCATTATCGCCGACTTCCTGCTGTGCTGGCGCCTCTCGGTCCCGCGGATGGATGACGTCGAGTTCACGAGCGTCCGGTGGACCGGCGTCCTCGCGTACGTCGTCGGCTGCCTGGTCGCGATCCTGACGGCCGGTTCGATCGTCCCTGGCGTCACCGCGCCCGCGGTGCTCCCGGGGATGGCGGCGCTCAATGGCATGCTCGCAGCAGCAATCGTCCACGTGGTCGGCTACTACCTCCTCGAGGCCAACGGTGTGTTGCCGGGACACGTGGTTCCCGAGGACGCCGAGCGACTCTGA
- a CDS encoding amidohydrolase family protein — protein MSVDLLVRNARVPGADAPTSMAVVDGRIVDPADVDPDEADRVLDAAGGLVAPGFVDPHVHLDKAYVEPDLRPAETGTLGESIDRTHERKAEYTVDDVRDRAIRAIEAHVEHGCTRIRTHVDVDTIGGLTPLRGVLAAREACESIADVEIVAFPQEGVLQDPGTEALLTEAVESGADLVGGMPDNERTEADRRAHVDACLDLAERFDVGVDMHVDETDDPSARSLEYLAATVIECGFEAPVTAGHTCALAAYDDPHAARVIDLVAEAGLSVIANPPTNLVLQGRHDGYPKRRGITRIDALREAGVTVAIGQDCILDGFYPYGRASMLEAALLAAHAAQLVTPAERRLAWNLVSQNAAAVVGSEHGLENGQPATFNVFPPGVDGRHEAIRRGGAPRAVVHEGTIVAETKRESTVYRAD, from the coding sequence ATGAGTGTCGACCTTCTGGTTCGGAATGCAAGGGTCCCCGGCGCCGACGCACCGACGTCGATGGCGGTCGTAGACGGACGAATCGTCGACCCGGCGGACGTCGATCCCGACGAGGCAGACCGCGTCCTCGACGCCGCGGGCGGGCTCGTCGCCCCGGGGTTCGTCGATCCCCACGTCCACCTAGACAAGGCGTACGTCGAACCGGACCTCCGGCCGGCCGAGACCGGGACGCTGGGCGAGTCGATCGATCGGACCCACGAGCGAAAGGCAGAGTATACGGTCGACGACGTTCGCGACCGCGCCATTCGAGCGATCGAAGCCCACGTCGAACACGGCTGTACGCGCATTCGCACACACGTCGACGTCGACACGATTGGCGGGCTGACGCCGCTTCGCGGCGTGCTCGCGGCCCGCGAAGCCTGCGAGTCGATCGCCGACGTCGAAATCGTCGCCTTTCCACAGGAGGGGGTCCTGCAAGATCCCGGCACCGAGGCGTTGCTCACCGAGGCCGTCGAATCGGGGGCGGATCTCGTCGGCGGAATGCCCGACAACGAGCGCACGGAGGCCGACCGCCGGGCGCACGTCGACGCCTGTCTCGACCTGGCCGAGCGGTTCGATGTCGGCGTCGACATGCACGTCGACGAGACTGACGATCCGTCGGCGCGCTCGCTCGAGTACCTCGCTGCGACCGTCATAGAGTGCGGGTTCGAGGCGCCGGTGACCGCGGGTCACACCTGCGCGCTGGCGGCCTACGACGATCCCCACGCCGCCAGGGTGATCGACCTCGTCGCGGAGGCCGGCCTTTCGGTGATCGCCAATCCGCCGACGAATCTCGTCCTGCAGGGCCGCCACGACGGCTATCCGAAGCGCCGGGGGATCACCCGGATCGACGCCCTCCGTGAGGCCGGCGTCACCGTGGCCATCGGGCAAGATTGTATTCTGGACGGCTTTTACCCCTACGGGCGGGCAAGCATGCTCGAGGCGGCGCTGCTCGCAGCTCACGCGGCACAGCTCGTGACGCCCGCAGAGCGCCGGCTGGCGTGGAATCTCGTCAGCCAGAACGCCGCCGCGGTCGTGGGCTCGGAACACGGCCTGGAAAACGGGCAGCCGGCGACGTTTAACGTCTTCCCGCCCGGCGTCGACGGGCGCCACGAGGCGATCCGCCGCGGCGGGGCGCCACGCGCCGTCGTCCACGAGGGAACGATCGTCGCCGAAACGAAGCGAGAATCGACGGTCTACCGGGCCGACTAG